Within the Hippoglossus stenolepis isolate QCI-W04-F060 chromosome 2, HSTE1.2, whole genome shotgun sequence genome, the region cacagTGATgtcaaattgtattttctcaGTCTTCCTGTTGAAGTAGAAATATTTAAACAGGTCTGTAATGCAGGTATTTTCCTAAAGATGCCAATATAGGTAATTTGCCTATccgatattattattattattgaccgTACAACAAATATTCTTGTCAATAGGATTAATGTTCTAAAACCTGCATGTGGCCTTTACAGAAGTCTTAATAGCTGCGTGTACAGCTTGAGCATGAGCATGAAAATACTGGACTGAGTCCAACGAACAGAAAttctatttgatttgacttaATTGTAATACAGTAAAttcattaaatgtcattttgtaACTGCAGTTGATTTGGAAACCTTTTAATGCTTGAATACTCTGTTGTTTATGAATCCATtgtaaatacaaacatataATGCGAACAACACGACTGTCCGAGACAAACTATGCATCCACTGACGGTTACTTTGAGATTATGTTAACGgcacatttcagtgttttttaagcTTTGTATTGTGTCCATCAGACATTCCTGAGAATacacattaaaaagaaatctgtgttttcaacTTCTCACTTTTCTTTTGTGCTACACTAAATTGCCAAGTCTTTTCCTGAACATCCTGCCATTTATACACGCACGTGTTtcgttttgtttattttatttgcattgttgTCTCTCAATAACCTTTCTCAGCTGCACACACTGAGTCACTAtacttcatgtttgtgtccgaCATTGCGGATAATAATCACACCTAAAGTAAATGGGAGCATCTTGCATTTTTCATCTCATGTTTATTGACACTTAAATCTCTGAAAAAAGAGGCATAAAATGTACCTCAgcaatttgaaaatgtatttgaattcAACTAAACGCAGTGACACATGCCTTTAAAAGACTTGATTGTGCTGTAGTGATTATAATTCTATTTTTACTGATCACTTCAAGATATCTAATCTATTCTCCAGATAATGACATCAAAATTGTTCAATTACTGGACGTGATGAAGCTGAGTTGAATATATAAACCGGGTTTTCTCAATGTTGTCTCACCTGCAAAGTGTTTTCCCTGGTTTGTTGTGTGActatttgttttatcatttatttacagtattcTTCTTGTTATCTAATTTAGTTTTCTGTAtctgtaaagaaaaaagaaaatgagattttcttttgttgttttcagttttttatttcacactcTGAACTTTGTGTCTTCAGTTGTATCAAGAGTGCCTTGAAATTTTCGGTgggacatttattttgtgtgcgtgcatacgtgtgtgtgtgtgtgagtgaaaccACACTTACAGAACGAGGGAGATGAGTGAAAGTGACGGAGGATGTCAAGTCAAAACTTTTTAATATGCAATGCTGATAGTGACATATCGGGTGACCTCTGTGTGCGAGGGAGTGTTTGAAGGGTGGTTTTGTGCCAGGTCTAATTCTCCTATTGGCCCTTTCAGACTTGGAAGCAGCAAACTCAGCAGTTTGCTCCTCATGCAGCAGCAGTTGGCAAGTTTCATATGTCGTAGGCAGCGAGAGGCGAGTGCATCCCAGCTCCTGGGCGCTTGGTGCTTTTAAGTCTGAAGGAGCCTTAACATACAAAACTAATTTTTTCCAGTGCttgatttggttttttttatgtgtgcgGTTGGAGATGAACGTCgattttgggttttttttctcttgcacCCACAATCTGCAGCCTTCAGTTAAAGGCTTTATTTACAGTTCTCTATATAGGCCCATTTTCCAACAGGTCTTTTTAACCTGTGTCACACTACGTCACAGTTGGCATTGCATCAAAACCATATCTTTTATCTTGCGCTAAATATACGGGCAAAGAGCCTAATTACACTGTACAACACTCCTAAACACCTGTTGTCGTACCTCTGTGTGTGGTTAGAGTCCGGCCTGACGTCGCCGGTGCTTCAGTGAATGACTTGGCGACTCGTGTGAACTTTAGACCAATTTAAAAGAGACGTGTAAAATCTGTctacactttatatttttgtagattatatatatttatttttattcattgttgaataaagtttaaattattGTACCACTCTAAACTCGTTTTCATGTGTCTCCTTCAAATTCACACAATCCTCTCATCCTGCGATGATTctcagtttgacaaacacagagtgaaaaaaggggaaaacagGCAGATATAGAAGAACTTCTTTACTGCAAGTATCAAAATATGGTGCAATTACAAAATATGTCATTTTCTATACAGGCAGATTCAGTCTAGTGCACTTTAGGTCATGTTGGTGAAAGTAATTCATAATTCAACACAATACTGATTGTAATCTTGAAGGGAAACACTTCTCTTCTAAGCCTTCTTGAAAATCCTCTTTGCGTCCACGCCTTCGTAGTTGTAGCTCTGTTGGAGGAAAATGTCCAgttataatgtgttttcataattgATACATTTACCTCATTTGAAGTGTGTATTTTAACTCATACTACAGCATCTTTTAAGTCAGAGTTACAGCTGGaatatcaaataactaatactGAGCTAACTTTATCCCAACTAAACCTTATCCCAGCACCACACAACTGCTTTACAAAGGGGCATTTGCGTGAATGTAAATCATCCCACCTGTATGAGTTCGTCTCCCTGGACAATCCTGGTCGTTGTCAGCTGTTTTCCGTTGTCCTTCCTGAGGAAAATCCCCTTCAGCGTGTTTCCCTCCATGGTCCACGAGCCCTGCAGGGTGAAACATGAAGCTCAGTCAGGAGTAGTGGGCGGAAACCAGCAGGGCACAAAGGTTTCCACGATCAAGGTCAAGCCTTGATGTATGAACGGTGTTCTCAGCTAACAGGTGAAATCTTTCCTGCAGCTCGAAGGTTCAAAGTTGAAGTGAAATATGTGTTTAGAGGAAAGTTTAGAGTATTTAAACAATGGCTCAGTAGAGCATCTCTACCGAGGCCCGAATTCACATGATTGTCTCCTTCTTATGGAGGAAATTTAGCaggaaaattaaataaaacacagtccTGAACATTTGAAAATCAAGATCTGTGCATTATTTCCTTCATGATTTTTACAAAAATTCAAATTGCCCCATGttgcaatgttagagaaagagaaaatcccCTTAATCTGCATCCAAGCTTCCCAGGCCCCATCCCTCCAGCATGTTTTAGAAATCAGTTGACTagttttttatgtaatcctgctaacaaataaacgAAGAGGCGCCTGTGAAAACACTAGATACCAGATTTACTCACTGTTAGTTCAGTTCCATCTGCAAGGCTGTACTCGAACGTGACCCCCAGGGTGAAGTCTATCTCCAAGGTGCGGAAGTTGCTGCTCTCCTTGACATTAAACTTGTCCCCGGTCTGTTGGATGAGGATCTTGAGGTTGTCATGAGCGGCCAGCTTCCTCTTCACCAAGTTAACGCCTGTCGACGGAACAACATGAATAATGCTCAATATATTCTGAACCACCAGAGGAAGTTTGTCAGGATCAGTTTTTGTGCTCACAGGGATGTTCCtaggtttgtgt harbors:
- the fabp2 gene encoding fatty acid-binding protein, intestinal — translated: MTFDGSWKIERNDNYDKFMEQMGVNLVKRKLAAHDNLKILIQQTGDKFNVKESSNFRTLEIDFTLGVTFEYSLADGTELTGSWTMEGNTLKGIFLRKDNGKQLTTTRIVQGDELIQSYNYEGVDAKRIFKKA